In Kordiimonas pumila, a single genomic region encodes these proteins:
- a CDS encoding sodium:solute symporter family transporter, producing MEDMRQAIILSCVFIYLLICIGVGVWAMRRTKSAGDFFVAGRGLGPVVVSLAVFSSTLSGFGFVGGPGLVYASGLSSVWMVVCAALGYATGFYLISKRIRMIAEVRDTMSLPDLIFARYNSEATRLLTASTILLGVMGYMATQILAMALVLQSILISTEMFAGISLFTCVVISSTVLIFYCVTGGIIASVYTDLVQGIVMIVSGALVVITAAHVFEGGFAEASSILLMHDGEDIMPFGTMGAMASLSWFFLFGLGLSGQPHVVTKMMMNRNISDNRIILPMTTLGYLVAAMLWISVGVVMRALVLGDVALPLGSPDEAAPFFLTAYAPPLLAGIVFAGLFAAIMSTADSFLNIGAAAIIHDIPKALRGRSLNNELLWARVATVGLSVLAAGFALYSYYENAALVALLGAFGWGTFAAALTPIVLFGLNWKKASANAAIVAIISSVAINLTVHLLQIKIPYGISAGFLAMLTSMILFIGISLLEKQKALPKDIDRILDL from the coding sequence ATGGAAGATATGCGTCAGGCCATCATACTGTCATGCGTTTTTATATATTTGCTCATCTGTATTGGGGTCGGCGTTTGGGCTATGCGCCGTACAAAGTCGGCAGGGGATTTTTTTGTAGCAGGGCGCGGCCTTGGGCCTGTTGTTGTTAGCCTTGCGGTATTTTCCTCGACACTTTCCGGCTTTGGTTTTGTTGGTGGGCCGGGGCTTGTTTATGCAAGTGGCCTATCGTCGGTGTGGATGGTGGTGTGTGCAGCTCTTGGATATGCAACAGGATTTTACCTGATCTCAAAGCGTATCCGCATGATCGCCGAGGTCAGAGATACAATGTCGCTGCCTGATCTCATTTTTGCCAGATATAACAGTGAAGCTACCCGGCTCTTGACAGCAAGCACGATCTTGCTGGGGGTAATGGGGTACATGGCAACACAGATTTTGGCTATGGCGCTTGTTTTACAGTCTATCCTGATTTCAACAGAAATGTTTGCAGGGATCAGCCTGTTTACCTGTGTGGTTATTTCGTCAACAGTGCTTATTTTTTACTGTGTTACGGGCGGTATTATCGCGTCAGTATATACTGACCTGGTACAGGGTATTGTCATGATTGTGTCTGGCGCGCTTGTTGTAATTACTGCGGCGCATGTGTTTGAGGGCGGTTTTGCGGAAGCAAGCAGCATTTTACTGATGCATGACGGCGAAGATATTATGCCCTTTGGTACAATGGGGGCAATGGCCTCACTTTCATGGTTTTTCCTATTTGGGTTAGGGCTTTCTGGTCAGCCGCATGTTGTTACCAAAATGATGATGAATAGGAATATTTCTGATAACCGTATTATCCTGCCCATGACAACACTTGGCTATCTTGTTGCTGCAATGCTATGGATTTCTGTTGGCGTTGTGATGCGGGCACTGGTGCTTGGTGATGTTGCCTTGCCGCTTGGTAGCCCGGATGAAGCAGCTCCCTTTTTTCTAACAGCATACGCACCGCCTTTACTGGCAGGCATTGTGTTTGCAGGGTTATTTGCGGCCATTATGTCTACAGCGGATAGCTTTTTAAACATTGGGGCTGCGGCTATTATTCATGATATTCCAAAGGCTTTGCGGGGTAGGTCTCTCAATAATGAATTGTTGTGGGCGCGTGTTGCAACGGTAGGGTTGTCTGTGTTGGCGGCGGGTTTTGCGCTGTATAGTTATTATGAAAATGCGGCTCTTGTTGCTTTGCTGGGGGCATTTGGCTGGGGCACATTTGCTGCAGCTTTAACGCCAATTGTACTTTTTGGTCTGAATTGGAAAAAGGCATCAGCTAATGCCGCCATTGTTGCTATCATAAGCAGCGTAGCCATTAACCTTACGGTTCATCTTTTACAGATTAAAATACCGTACGGTATATCTGCGGGTTTTTTAGCAATGCTAACATCAATGATCCTTTTTATTGGCATCTCTCTTTTGGAAAAGCAGAAAGCGCTTCCTAAAGATATTGACCGGATACTCGATTTGTAA